The region TTTCATCGCCCAACCCCATTTCGGATCAAGACTCATAAAATGAACATCAACGATACGGTCGGTGGTACCGCTCTCCAAATGCTCCCAATTTTTTCCACCGTCCTCTGTTGCCAGTAGGACTCCATTATCTCCGGCAATCCAGCCGTTCTGCTCATCAAGAAACTGCACATCACGGAAGTTATCAAGTTGTTCACCGAGTTGATGCTGCCAGGTCTTTCCACCGTCTGTGGTGATGTAAATCTGACCCGTAGATGCGCCTGATTCGTTGGTGCCTCCGATATCAGCTCTGGCGAGTTCCCTGTCATGAATCTGTTCTCCAGTGACTACCCAACCGTGACCATCTGGTAGGAGATGCGCGTTGGTAATTCGCATTGAGAATCCAAAGGGACGTTCTTCTACCATTCTTTCTATCCAACTTTTCGCTTCACCGTTTGCAGGTTCGCTCTCCAATAGGTAATTCGTTGCTTCCCAACGCTTACCTTGGTTTCGGGTCGTCAGAATTGTATGACCGCCATCAATTGCCCAAGCCTCGGTGTGATTACGGAATTTCACCGTGTGCAGCTGGATATCAAAATTCGTTCCTTTAATCTCGCGTTCTGCTTCCAGATCCCGCTTCCAGCTTTCCCCGCCATCTGTGGTGAGAAGTGAGGTCCCATTTTCCATGACCACCCAACCTGATTTGGCATTTAGGAAATGGATTCCAATACAAGACTGATGTGTTCTGGCTTGGATTTCCCAATAATCACCACCGTTAACCGTGTGTAGAATTAATCCGCCGGTCCGCCGTTGTGGCGCGACTGCCCATCCTTCTTGACTGTTGATAAAATGTAGGTGCGTGATCGGTTGCTGGGTTGTCCCTGTTTGCTGAAGCGTCCAGGTTATACCACCATCGTTTGTGCGTAGGATTTGCCCTCTATCAACGCCGATCCATCCATCTTTCGGATTGACGAAGTGTATCGCACGAATATTACGAAAATTTTTCAACCCTTCGCGGATGACTTGCCAAGTTTTACCTCTGTTTTCGGTTCTTAGTAGTACACCTTGACCGCTAATCCAACCGTAATTTTCATCAATAAAGACAACCCGTTGTAATTCTTCGGTCACGCCACTCTGTTGTGGTTGCCACGTGGTGCCACCGTTTGTAGTGTGTAAAATAGTCCCATTGCCCCCGACTGTCCACCCTTCCTGTGCAGACAGGAAACAGGTATCGGTGAATTCGGTCTGCCAACTCCCTTGACGGACGATCTCCCAGCGATATTCAATCGCTTCAATGGGTTTCTCATCGGTTTCCATTTCTTGCGCAGCAGGTGGCAACTCGACAATGAACTGCTCCGTGTCCACAGAATAGCGCATCGCTATGCCACCTTCACCCACAGCGAGGATACCATCCGGAGAAAGCGAGAAACTATAGAGATCATTGGACGTGCCACTTTTCTGCAATTCCCACGTCACGCCCCCATTGATAGTCGTCAAAATGACCCCTTCATCTCCGACAATTAACCCGTGGTTCGCGTCGGCAAAATAGACTTTGTTGAGATTCGCCTGCGTCCCACTCCGTTGGAATTTCCACGTTTTTCCACCATCAAGGGTATGTAAAATCTCGCCGAATTGCCCAACGACCCAACCGATATGCCTGTCGATGAAGTAGGCAGCGTAGAGTTCGTTGTAACTGTTGCTGTTCTGTCGTTTCCACGTCAATCCACCGTCTTCAGTGTGAAAGACGATACCGGGCCACCCGACGACCCACCCCTCTGTCTCATTGAGGAAAAAGATGCCTTTGATCATTTCGTGGAAATAGCGTGGTGCTTGTTGTATCCACGTTTTACCACCGTCTGTTGTATGGAGCACAGTCCCCAAATCTCCAACGATCCAACCCTTTTTCGGATTGATGAAATGGAGTGCATTGAGGGTATACCACCATCCGCTGGTTTGTCGTTCCCACGTCTGACCGGCATCGGTTGTGTGGAGGATAAGTCCGCCATCGCCAACCGCCCAGCCTTCCGTATCGGTGACAAAAGATAAATTACGGATGCGATGCCATGTGTCCATCTCAATATCGGTCCAGGTTTTACCGCTATCGTCACTCGTCGTGATTGTTCCTCTCTCTCCGACAGCAACCGCACGGTCTGCATCTGCAAACGCGACACTCTGCAGGTCATCGGCTGTGGTGCCGCTTCTCATGTTCCATGTTACCCCGCCGTCGGTCGAGTGTAGAAGGGTACCATTCCAACCGACTGCCCATGCCTCTTTAGAAGTCGCAAAATGAACGCCCATCAGGTCGTTTTTGGTCTGGTTTTCTGTTAATCTCCAATTTTCTCCGCCATCTTCGGTTCGGATGATAAACCCACCTTGCGAAACCGCCACGCCATAGTCATTATTAATGAAATGGAAATCGTTGACAGTTGGACGGACATGTCCGTAAATCATCGGAAGGCGACTATCCTGTGAGTGCCATTCTGTGCCGCCATCGGATGTATAGAAAATGGTGCCGTCCGTGCCACCACTCCATCCCTTGAGAGGGTTTGTAAAAAATACTGTATGGAGGTTACACACTGTCGTTGTTTGATCTTCCCTCACGAGGTTACTCTGTCTGCGCCACGTCTGACTGTTGTCCGTGGTGACAAAAATTCGATCATAATCTCCGACGATCCACCCGCGCTGTTTGTCTATGAACCAGATACCCCCAAGTCCAAACGCGCTTGCTTCTTGATGATGCCATGTTTTCCCACCATTTTTTGTGTATAACAGTCCATTCTGTCCAGTGATCCAGCCGGTCTTTGAATTGAGGAAAAAGACATCCATAAACAGTGAAGAGACCTCACTATTTTGTAAGCTCCAATGCCGCCCCCCATCGTCAGTAGTCGCAATTAATCCTTTATCGCCGACTGCCCAGCCGTTACGGAGATTTGTGAAGTAGACCGCTTTGAAATCCTCATTCGTGTTCACCGTCTGTCTTTGCCAATTTACACCACCATCAGCCGTATGGAGAATCCATCCGTGATGTCCGACAATCCATCCGTGTTTGGCATCGGCAAAGTAGACATCCGTAAAATGGGTTTGCCAGTCTGCTATACGAGTAATCTCCTTTTTTACACAACCAGTGAACAGGCAAAGAATCCCAAAAAGAGTTGCTATTGAGAAACAAGTGATGTATTGAAAAATCTTTTTCATTTGCTTCATCTCCTTATTAGAGAATACTAAAGGGCTTTCTTGGTATCAATTAATTGCCTACGTTTTGAGATGGAAGATAAACGCCAACTGCGGCACCAGCATCCGTAGCGAACCAG is a window of Candidatus Poribacteria bacterium DNA encoding:
- a CDS encoding YCF48-related protein, with product MKKIFQYITCFSIATLFGILCLFTGCVKKEITRIADWQTHFTDVYFADAKHGWIVGHHGWILHTADGGVNWQRQTVNTNEDFKAVYFTNLRNGWAVGDKGLIATTDDGGRHWSLQNSEVSSLFMDVFFLNSKTGWITGQNGLLYTKNGGKTWHHQEASAFGLGGIWFIDKQRGWIVGDYDRIFVTTDNSQTWRRQSNLVREDQTTTVCNLHTVFFTNPLKGWSGGTDGTIFYTSDGGTEWHSQDSRLPMIYGHVRPTVNDFHFINNDYGVAVSQGGFIIRTEDGGENWRLTENQTKNDLMGVHFATSKEAWAVGWNGTLLHSTDGGVTWNMRSGTTADDLQSVAFADADRAVAVGERGTITTSDDSGKTWTDIEMDTWHRIRNLSFVTDTEGWAVGDGGLILHTTDAGQTWERQTSGWWYTLNALHFINPKKGWIVGDLGTVLHTTDGGKTWIQQAPRYFHEMIKGIFFLNETEGWVVGWPGIVFHTEDGGLTWKRQNSNSYNELYAAYFIDRHIGWVVGQFGEILHTLDGGKTWKFQRSGTQANLNKVYFADANHGLIVGDEGVILTTINGGVTWELQKSGTSNDLYSFSLSPDGILAVGEGGIAMRYSVDTEQFIVELPPAAQEMETDEKPIEAIEYRWEIVRQGSWQTEFTDTCFLSAQEGWTVGGNGTILHTTNGGTTWQPQQSGVTEELQRVVFIDENYGWISGQGVLLRTENRGKTWQVIREGLKNFRNIRAIHFVNPKDGWIGVDRGQILRTNDGGITWTLQQTGTTQQPITHLHFINSQEGWAVAPQRRTGGLILHTVNGGDYWEIQARTHQSCIGIHFLNAKSGWVVMENGTSLLTTDGGESWKRDLEAEREIKGTNFDIQLHTVKFRNHTEAWAIDGGHTILTTRNQGKRWEATNYLLESEPANGEAKSWIERMVEERPFGFSMRITNAHLLPDGHGWVVTGEQIHDRELARADIGGTNESGASTGQIYITTDGGKTWQHQLGEQLDNFRDVQFLDEQNGWIAGDNGVLLATEDGGKNWEHLESGTTDRIVDVHFMSLDPKWGWAMKRDGSMLYTANGEDWSTENGQELPPDFDIFINEVAFGNFSEGWAVGENGDILHNLDGGPIWEFQRTSTGKTLTSVDMKFAPLGWAVGTNGVIQRTVNGGEYWKFHETHVGYDLHAVSFITKRKGWAVGRAGIILSTTDGGFTWESKLSGMSETLYDILALSEQKIYAVGASGTIIHSTDGGETWEQEHTGVNNDLYTIARVKDGDILWVVGQGGVVLRRPKH